Genomic DNA from Octopus bimaculoides isolate UCB-OBI-ISO-001 chromosome 3, ASM119413v2, whole genome shotgun sequence:
TGTCGAGTATATTCAggaattttctaaatttataacTCGCGAGTATCTTACCCCCGAACAAGTGTATAATGCCGATGAAACGGTATTATATTGGAGATGTATACCAAAAGGTGTTTTGACCAGAGAGGACAAAGAAGGATTTGAACGATCTAGGGAAATAATTACTATTTTAGGATGCTCAAACGCAGCAGGAACCCACAGATGTAAACCACTAGTTGTAGGGAAAAGTAAATGTTCAAAGGCGTTGAAAGACACAAAAGAATACCCAATAATATACCGTACAAATAAAAACGGCAACATTACCACTGCCATTACTTTAGAAtggttagaaaaatattttgtgccAGAAGCCAGAGCCCACTGCACATCCGTAGGGCTACCAGAAGACTGCAAAATTCTTCTCATTTTGGATAACTGCTCGACTCACCCTAAGGCTGAACTAAGTCAAAAGAatgtttttactttgtatttaccACCAAACTGTGCATCGCATATCCAGCCACAAGAGCAAGGAATACTTGACTGTCTGAAAACAGAGTACCGCTTACTTTTCATGAGACATATATTAGATGTAGTAAATACTGGTATGCCTTTAGAGAAATTTATGGCAGAATTTAAAATAGATGACCTGCTTTATTATATTGCTAACGCTTGGCAGAACCTAACAACATCAATACTAAAGGCTGGCTGGCATAAGTTATGGCCTAAGTTGATGCATGATAATCCAATTGAAGAAAAGTTTGGATATAACTGGACAGGATTTCatttacaaaaggaaaaagaagttgTCGATGAGTTGCTGGATTATGCTGAGAATATTACTGGAGATGATGCGAAATGCCTAGCAGATAAACTTAATAACGAAAACCTGTCTGAATGGTTAAGTATCGACGAAATATCACCTATTGTCTATCACAATGCTGGTCCCGATGTTGTAGGTGTTTCTCTGATTTCTGGCAGCAACAGCGGTGTTGAAGAAtgcaaagataaaaatgaaattgatgaaAGATTTAGTATTGAGAAGATAATTGACTTGTTGGCTGAAGTAATTACAGGGTTAGAACAACGTAACTTTATGAGTAAACAAGAGCTAATGAGTCTATATTTGATATATGAAAAGCTACATGTGGAAAAATCAAAGCAATTGTAACGAATTTTCTGAAATGAAAAGCCTAGCCTCAAGCATTATATCGTGTAAGAGACCAACGTACATCACCTTTTACTGAATTGACTCTTATTGAGACAGACCATCACTAGTCGTTTAACGTTCTGCACTTATCATTGTATACAAAACAGTAAGACGAAAAGATAAGGCATAATGGCTGTGAATGTTGAACTACTGATGGCGATATGGATAAAGCTTAAATCTTACCATTGTGCCGTGCCCCTaagcaaggtacataactctgcttACTTCAGTGCACCTGATT
This window encodes:
- the LOC106872090 gene encoding jerky protein homolog, with protein sequence MASKKDASVGCGVKRKHQSISIKDKVELLQKLESGVSIRKLCNMYGIGSSTVYDIKKQREKLFKFYIDSGCKKQMGVRKTMKGVKSIEHDRAMKDWIQKRRLHGEELTSNMLMEQAKIFHRQLNLDYECDYSEGWLQRFKRRQGISLQKLSTDKRFAKEGTVEYIQEFSKFITREYLTPEQVYNADETVLYWRCIPKGVLTREDKEGFERSREIITILGCSNAAGTHRCKPLVVGKSKCSKALKDTKEYPIIYRTNKNGNITTAITLEWLEKYFVPEARAHCTSVGLPEDCKILLILDNCSTHPKAELSQKNVFTLYLPPNCASHIQPQEQGILDCLKTEYRLLFMRHILDVVNTGMPLEKFMAEFKIDDLLYYIANAWQNLTTSILKAGWHKLWPKLMHDNPIEEKFGYNWTGFHLQKEKEVVDELLDYAENITGDDAKCLADKLNNENLSEWLSIDEISPIVYHNAGPDVVGVSLISGSNSGVEECKDKNEIDERFSIEKIIDLLAEVITGLEQRNFMSKQELMSLYLIYEKLHVEKSKQL